In Amycolatopsis coloradensis, one genomic interval encodes:
- a CDS encoding DUF1918 domain-containing protein — translation MQATVGDEIHVHGRTVGSAEQHGEILEVRGEHGAPPYLVRFADGHEGLVFPGPDCEVQTRAE, via the coding sequence ATGCAGGCGACCGTCGGAGACGAGATCCACGTGCACGGGCGCACGGTCGGCTCGGCAGAGCAACACGGTGAGATCCTCGAGGTACGCGGCGAGCACGGTGCTCCGCCGTACCTCGTCCGGTTCGCGGACGGACACGAAGGGCTGGTGTTCCCCGGCCCCGACTGCGAAGTCCAGACCCGCGCCGAGTAG